The genome window CAGTGGCTTGAAGGACTGGTTGAACAGTGACAAACACATACTTAGCACCTTATGATGGCAACAGGAACAGATAAACTAATGGAGTGGTGATGGATTCCCTACTTAATCATTAAGACTTGGGATTAAGAGGACAGTGGACAGCTAATATAGCCTTTGAAGAGCAAAACGTGGCCATCTAATCTCCTCTATTTCAGAGCCTTTATGCACACCCATTCAAAGCTGTCATTTGTTTGTGTTATTTGATGTGGAGAAGATTGTTACAAGTGCAGCTACATACACTTATTCTTTGTATCATCAACCTCTCTGCTACTTTTATGACACATCAAACACTCTGGTGCTGTGCAATCCACTGGTGAGGTTTGCTTTAGAAATGGTAGTCAATACAGGTGTTGTAAACCAAAAAGTTCTGCTAATGATCAAGTGGGTTTGTACCAAAATAAGGCTTAAAATGGGATGCAGAATTTCTCTGCCAAATTTTATGTTAAACACTTTGTAAATCACTACGATACAAAATATTTTTACACAACTTTTGTTTAGTTTCGTATATAAATACATAAAGACTTACACAACTTTTGTTTAGTTTCGTATATAAATACATAAAGACTTAAATTGACTTATAAGAATTGCGCGAGTAGAACGAATACATTTGATAGCTACCACTTTTTCCACACAGAGGGATTATGAATTCATTGTTACTCAAAAAAGATAAACTCAAGTAGATTGGCACAATTTATGTGCCCATCTCACTAGATATTAAGCTTTTTCATTCTTCTTATTATGCTTTCATATCAAATTTAATTGGATATTTCAAGGTGACAACAGATTGATCTACATGCTGATGAAGTGCAACCACCAATTCAGAACTCAGATCGAAATGCAAATGTCATGCCTTCAACCTCCATTGCTAAATCTCCAGCCATAGCCATGCCTTTCAAAATTGATGTGGGTCTTCAATTATGCTTCTGCAGTGTTTGGTAGACAGCAGCACAATGTGGTGAAGGCCAGCAGCTATACATTCCATACCTCAATACACATCACATGGAGAGGAGCCCTCATGTTGTGTCTTTGGACCCAACAAGACATTCTTTGTACCAAGCTGGTTTCATGTTTGGTTTAGAACCACAAAGTAATTATTGCATCCTGAGCTCCAATTAACACTTGAAAAGATTCAAACAGGTTTCCAAAAACCAGCTTGCAAAGATTGTAATCAAGCTGGGTAGAATTAATTTCTATATGAAACAAGAAATGAATGGTAGTTCAACATGTATCAGTGTTGTTGATGGAAGTATCCCATTGAAGTTTCCAGGTTTACAAAATTGCAAAAAGATTGTGGTCAGAGGCAGAGCAGAAATAATTCCACAACTGTAAAATGAATGAAAATATCATCAGACTTGTAATGCCACAAAGGAAAAATACATGCAGACATAATAAAATTGATACACAGCAAAGAATCCTCACAACTCACCTGTTTCTATTTTCTAAAGATCTTCATAGAGCTGCTAAAATTAGAATAAGGATGATCCACCCTCACATTTTAATGCATTTGACTACTTCCAAGCTAGATGCATGATCAACCAGATCGAACTGAGCTGAAAACAGCTTGCAAAGAAGTGTCATACCGACATAATTAAGAGTTCATCATCGAGTATTTAATGAGATGTGTCCACCAAGAATAAGAATAATTTTAGTGTAATGGATGAGATCATTCCACATGAATTTTTTTCTGCTTCTCTACCTGGCAATCCAAAAATAATTGAACACCTATATACAACAAAACTCGCAGTATCTCTTCAAGTAAACATACTTAAACATCCTGGTCGGGATTAAATGATCAGGGACCAGAAGTGGCAACTTCTCGCAAGATGTTAGAATTCACTTAGCAAGCAATACTAGATTCCACTGTGGCCCTAAAATATACTGATGAGAAATTGCCATCAAACTAGCAGTCACAGAACAATTTAGCCTACCCCAAAGGTAATGAAAGAATCTGTAATGCATGCACAAACAGGTTACCGAATGCCAAAACAAAAAGGTGAGGGCAACAGAACCAAACCACAGAATGACGAGAGTTGGACAGCGAAGACCTGAGCATCAAATCAAATTGGCAAAGCAATTCATGGAGTAACGAGGGCTCGATATCTTTCACTTTGATGTTGTGCTCCCGACTCCCAAAGTGAGTTCAAGATCATCCACTCCAACATCATGAATCCTCTCTCCCTCCCATGGCTTCACCCTCCCACTCTCGAAGTCAAACTCCATGCCTCCTCGGCCCTTCTCAGGCACTCCTCCTCCTATGGCACCTGCTGCGGTCACCGGCATTGCAGCAACAGGGTTGACAAGGTTGAAAGTTGGGGACCCCGGCGCTGTCATCTGGAAATTGACCCACCGGCCAGAATCAACAGTTGAAGCATCAGACTCGTCGCATTCAGGTATTGTTGCAGGATGCGCATGGTGGCGGCCTCTGGTGGGGCTAGCAGGGGCAGATGCTGCAAATAGAGTGTGGCGGAACGAATTCTGATCCCAGTCTGGAGCCTTGATCTTTGGTGGGCTGGAAGCAGTAGGCGATGACAGGGGTGGGGTCACAGGGGCACTGTTAGAGATGCGAAGCGGGGGAAGGGTGGTGAGGTTTCGGAGGAAGGGGAGGAGGCAAGAAGGGTTCATGCTGGGGTTGTTGGCGTTATCAAGACGGCTGGGGCTTGGAAAAGACGACGACGACGGACTTGCATGGTAGGAAGGGACAGGACTGGTGAATGCCGAGGAGAGTGGGCTCAGTTGGTGGGACGAGGGGCATGGGCTTATGCCTGCAGATGGCCCTCCCATGGCAGATTCCGGAGGTGGTGGGGGAGGCTTGCAACCCTGTCAATAATTCAATCACCAATGTAGTATTAATGCATTATAATGCTAAAAGAAGAGAGCTTCAAGAAGAAATTACGGGTATCGAAATTGGTGGTTTTCGGATAGTGAATACCCAATCATCTTTTACTTTTTATTCCGAACTAATCAACTATCAGTTAGATAATAACTTAATCATCCATTGCAGATTCATGCAAGTAGGAGAATGTTTACACCGATTTCCCCCTTGAAAGGGGATGAGGGAATGAGAAGCAGCAGAAACCAACTTCGAACTGAGTAATTCACATGAAATGGATAAAGAGGAAAGCAACAATATAAGGAAGGACATGAGTTGAGAGCAATCTTGGATAAAATGCCAGAATGCAGATAAGATTGCTTGTAAATTAACTCAATCTAAAGAAAAACAGACGCCAAAGTGGATCTTTATCCTTtaatagaaaaagaagatgaagctTTCAAGGATAGAACAGAACAAAAGTAAAGATCACAGTATTGAAGGGGGCAACAAATCATCAAGACAACAGGACCATACACATGAGAAAGACTAACCAAAGACACGAAGTTGTGTTAGAACAAGCGCATGGAATCTAAGTCGAAAGAGTGAAAGACAGAGGAGGAGGTCGAATAACCTAAGATTTTATTGCTTGAAACAGTCCATTTGGTCGTCCACATCAAGCAGACATACAGAAGGGGAATACAGCTGAAGGATCTATCATCTACTGGAACAGAAGAAGACTGCaagttaataaattttttttgggaTCAATTAGCATAAACAAAATACTCAGATCTCATACCAAAATCATCAACAGTAGAACCCAAAAAACTTTAAAGGACGGTACTTTTATCTCAAAAGAAAGCTAGCAATGATCCAATAAAAGCAGCAAAATTGTgaaaaggatccgaaagatcaagATCTATCATCAAAACAAAAGGAGATCTATCATCAATCACAACTTGGTGCAGCCACCTCCGATCTCTCCAAAACGAAAGATATTATGAGGCAAAAATGGAGAACAGTTGCAAAGATgaagagggagagaagagaaAGGCGAGACCTTTCGGTAGGTGGTGCCGTCCTCCTCGACGATCCAGCCGGACTCGCGGCAGAGGGCCTTGAGGACCTCGTTGTTGTCGCAGTGCTTCGGGAGCTTGTAGTTCCCCATCGCCCGAAGCCCGGTGAAGATCTTCGCGGCGATCGCCCGACGCCGCCGCTCCCTCCGCTTGTTGTTCTCCCTCTCTTTCCACGTCGGCTGCCGCCCTCCTCCCGACGTCATGCTTCCCACCTCTCCTCCGCCCCCTCCTCAAAACTCGATCTTTTCCTCTTCGTCTCTCTGGTTCCGCTACTTTGCCCCTATATTATCACTCAAGATCCCACTTTTGCTTCGCAGCGGAAAGAGATTTGGGTTAATCGGCTGATGTCGCGTAACGAAGGGAGAAAAAGAGGCGaaatttgttctctctctctctctctctcttttggacAGAGCAGTCTGAGATTGCTCACGAGGAGAGTACGCTTTTCTTTATTGCAAGTAGATTGGTCAGATTCCCCTTGTGACAGAGAGCCCCCCCTGTCCTCATCACTCGCCTCTCTTCTTTTCAGGTGGGCGGGTGCGGAGTAATGAAGCGGGACAGGAGCAGGAATTGACAAACCTGTCATCTCTGTTTCACTGATGCCATTTACGACTCCCAAACCTCACTGGTTTTCCGGTCATCGATGGTGTCTTTGTTCTACTCTTGCTTACCACGCGTGGTCGGTCACTTTGACTGGTCACTAGTGCTTGGTTTGACCCAGTGATTTATCTCGGCGAAGAAGAGACCAAAAGTAAGAGGTGATTAGCTTCGGAGGGGGGGCACAGTCACTGTACCAAGACGGTGAGCTGGTATCTCCTGCGTCATTTCCTGTTCCTGAAACTGGAAAGTAAAATAAAGCTCAAAGAGGATTGATGGAGTAGACTAAGCAACTTGGCAAGTCAAACTGTGAGCGGTAGTGATTGCAAAGAAGGAATGCATGGTGGTGATGATGCACACAAtgggtcctcctcctctctcaatGATTGGATGCACTTCATTAGGGCAATTTGCACACTAGAAATGGGCAGGGCAACCCCCACATTTGTAGATTCCCAGTTCAATCCAGTTGCCATCAAAGTTGATGATGGCACAGGTAAG of Musa acuminata AAA Group cultivar baxijiao chromosome BXJ1-7, Cavendish_Baxijiao_AAA, whole genome shotgun sequence contains these proteins:
- the LOC135679576 gene encoding protein BZR1 homolog 1-like; amino-acid sequence: MTSGGGRQPTWKERENNKRRERRRRAIAAKIFTGLRAMGNYKLPKHCDNNEVLKALCRESGWIVEEDGTTYRKGCKPPPPPPESAMGGPSAGISPCPSSHQLSPLSSAFTSPVPSYHASPSSSSFPSPSRLDNANNPSMNPSCLLPFLRNLTTLPPLRISNSAPVTPPLSSPTASSPPKIKAPDWDQNSFRHTLFAASAPASPTRGRHHAHPATIPECDESDASTVDSGRWVNFQMTAPGSPTFNLVNPVAAMPVTAAGAIGGGVPEKGRGGMEFDFESGRVKPWEGERIHDVGVDDLELTLGVGSTTSK